One part of the Desulfovibrio sp. TomC genome encodes these proteins:
- a CDS encoding mechanosensitive ion channel domain-containing protein: MGRIWSNWISGGVLALFLVLVSGQGTVAATPEEDGLWRSIAEGLSQSIAIKRQELTRIRQHLPERKAQLAGDLSRISSRLDQLLLLRGVAGETPWASRTLLLQFAELSHAVSAARSPLEDVQDTLARTKQEYTTLRQIRAQNASREYAELVNEELAGPGHDFKELKHDVDTVKTEVDDALGQATALSSDIQAAHTDEVARFIEVFGQTYFASSGSLLRPANLSAMLDDLQEWADAGPRFWGPILAVMPWGAFLGLTLLDSAVALGLLRLLLRRRPETWQALRLGFIWLALGLGLFAARCTLLFIASQFVALTWAAVMAYGLFLLARGGRVLPVLFACFLAGVALDMFNLPGSVVCALWTVIAGLGAWRLGRCGSCRCLTLWLLAGAAVASLCGFGPQALFVVQAFFMLHLAVYISGTVQRGLSALAGGRERSLAQLAQPLAATVLAALFIAWVLVFMGGPGLVEHVFGLDVVLGKAVISLEAVSWLIISFFLLRLVQAWFQEVLILVNFRGKPMDPGLAHTVGAAFSYVTWTGYMLFALRLFEVPLGALTWIASGLSVGIGFGLKDIVNNFISGLIIMFGGTVKKGDIIQQGKNLGEVVDLSVRNTIVRTLDNTTVIIPNSSFLRGEIVNLSYHGTTMRLTIPVTVAPGTKIKKIKKLLLAIAKEHKDVLKQPGPEVLLRSFGRYGLEFDLQVWIDNFIKKFNVQSELAIIIDQSFQENKILVPFQGVKVKYKPMGTEEMQLEASREALRQKRGQVFGRVRLLRRVHARRRWPTPTAVAGGEE; encoded by the coding sequence ATGGGGCGAATATGGTCGAACTGGATCAGTGGAGGCGTTCTGGCTCTGTTTCTGGTCCTTGTTTCCGGACAGGGAACCGTCGCCGCAACGCCGGAAGAGGATGGCCTTTGGCGTTCCATTGCCGAGGGGCTCAGCCAGAGCATCGCCATCAAGCGCCAGGAACTCACCCGGATACGACAGCATCTGCCAGAACGGAAGGCCCAGTTGGCAGGCGATTTGTCTCGGATCAGCAGCCGTCTGGACCAGTTGCTCCTGCTGCGGGGCGTGGCCGGGGAGACTCCCTGGGCCTCCAGAACACTGCTCCTCCAATTTGCCGAATTGTCCCATGCCGTCAGTGCCGCCCGCAGTCCGCTGGAGGACGTGCAGGACACCTTGGCCCGCACCAAGCAGGAGTATACCACCCTGCGCCAGATCCGCGCCCAGAATGCCAGCCGGGAGTATGCCGAGCTTGTGAATGAGGAGTTGGCCGGTCCGGGGCATGACTTCAAGGAACTCAAACACGATGTGGACACGGTCAAGACCGAGGTGGACGACGCCCTGGGCCAGGCTACGGCCTTGTCGAGTGATATCCAGGCCGCCCACACCGATGAGGTCGCCCGCTTTATCGAGGTTTTTGGCCAGACCTATTTTGCCTCGTCGGGTTCGCTGCTGCGTCCGGCCAATTTGAGCGCGATGCTTGATGATCTCCAGGAGTGGGCCGATGCCGGTCCACGTTTCTGGGGGCCGATACTGGCGGTCATGCCCTGGGGTGCGTTTCTTGGCCTGACGCTCCTCGATAGCGCCGTGGCGTTGGGGCTTCTCCGATTGCTCCTGCGCCGTCGGCCGGAAACGTGGCAGGCCCTGCGGCTGGGATTCATCTGGCTGGCTCTTGGTCTCGGACTGTTTGCGGCCCGCTGTACGCTGCTGTTTATCGCCAGCCAGTTTGTTGCGCTGACCTGGGCTGCGGTCATGGCCTATGGCCTGTTTTTACTCGCCAGGGGCGGCCGCGTTTTACCGGTGCTGTTCGCTTGCTTTCTGGCTGGCGTCGCTCTGGACATGTTCAATCTGCCGGGCTCAGTGGTGTGTGCGCTGTGGACAGTGATTGCCGGGCTTGGCGCCTGGCGGCTGGGCCGGTGTGGATCGTGCCGCTGTCTGACGTTGTGGCTGCTTGCCGGCGCGGCCGTGGCCAGCCTGTGCGGTTTCGGGCCACAGGCGCTCTTTGTGGTCCAGGCCTTTTTCATGCTGCATCTGGCTGTCTACATCTCCGGCACGGTGCAACGAGGTTTGAGCGCCCTGGCCGGCGGCCGGGAACGTTCCCTGGCCCAGCTGGCCCAACCCCTGGCCGCCACCGTGCTGGCGGCTCTCTTCATCGCCTGGGTACTGGTGTTCATGGGGGGGCCGGGGCTTGTGGAACATGTCTTTGGCCTGGACGTTGTCCTCGGCAAGGCCGTCATCTCTTTGGAGGCCGTCTCCTGGCTGATCATCAGTTTCTTTCTGCTGCGGCTCGTTCAGGCTTGGTTCCAAGAAGTGCTGATCCTGGTCAATTTTCGGGGCAAACCCATGGATCCAGGACTGGCCCATACCGTGGGTGCGGCCTTTTCCTATGTGACCTGGACGGGGTACATGCTTTTCGCCCTGCGTCTGTTCGAAGTGCCGCTTGGGGCCTTGACCTGGATTGCCAGCGGCCTGTCGGTCGGCATCGGCTTTGGCCTCAAGGACATCGTCAACAACTTCATAAGCGGGCTGATCATCATGTTCGGCGGGACGGTCAAGAAGGGCGACATCATCCAGCAGGGCAAAAACCTCGGCGAAGTGGTCGATTTGTCGGTGCGAAACACCATTGTGCGCACACTCGACAACACGACGGTCATCATTCCCAATTCAAGCTTCCTGCGCGGCGAAATTGTCAACCTGTCTTATCATGGCACCACCATGCGCCTGACCATTCCGGTAACGGTGGCTCCTGGCACAAAGATCAAAAAAATTAAAAAACTCCTGCTAGCCATTGCCAAGGAACACAAAGACGTGCTCAAGCAGCCAGGTCCGGAAGTGTTGCTGCGTTCCTTTGGCCGTTATGGACTGGAGTTCGATTTGCAAGTGTGGATTGACAACTTCATCAAAAAATTCAATGTCCAGTCAGAGCTTGCAATCATTATTGATCAATCTTTTCAAGAGAATAAGATCCTCGTACCGTTCCAGGGCGTCAAGGTGAAATACAAGCCCATGGGAACCGAGGAAATGCAGCTGGAAGCCAGTCGGGAGGCTTTGCGACAAAAGCGCGGACAGGTTTTTGGCCGGGTGCGTCTGCTTCGCCGGGTACATGCCAGACGCCGCTGGCCGACGCCGACGGCAGTGGCCGGAGGGGAGGAGTGA